ATCGACACGACGACCGGCTTGCCGGCCCGGCGGGCCAGCACGACCTCGCGCCGGATCGTGTCGGACGCGACGTAGGAGCCACCCCGACTGTCGACCCGGAACACGATCGCCTTCACGTCGTCGTCGGCGACGGCGGACCGGAAGGCCGCGCTGACGGTGTTGGACCCCATCGAGGTGCCGCCCAGCGGACTGCGACCGCTGCGCCCGACCCGGATGCCGCCCGTGCCGTAGATGAGCGCGACCTTCGCACCGGCTCGACCGGCGACCCGGTTGGAGAGCGCGGCGGTGGCGGAGTGCCGGTAGCGGCCGACGAAGCGCAGCCGCATCGTTCCCCCGACGCGACGGCGTACCGCCTCGTAGACCTCGTCGCGGTAGCCGACGTGATCGACGAGGCCGGCGCTGTGGGCATCGCCGGCGGACAGGGGACTCTGATCGATGAGCTCGCGTACGCGCTCGGGCGCGAGGGCGCGGCCCTCCGCGACCCCGTCGACGAGTTGCTCGGCGATCGACGTGACCAGTCGGGTCACCGCCTCGCGGTGGGCCGGGGTCATCGACCGCTCGGTGAAGGTGTTGGCGGCGTTCTTGTACTCGTAACGCTGGCCGAGCTCGACGTCGATCCCGACCCGGTCCAGCGCGTCGCGCAGGAAGGTGGCGACGGTGCCGACACCGGTCAGGCACAGGTCACCGGATTCCTGGATCCATACCTCGTCGCACGCTGACGCGAGGTAGTAGCCCACGCTGCCCGGGCCGAACTCGCCGAACGTCTCGGCCCACGCGACGACCGGCTTGCCGGTGCGGGAGAAGCGCACGAAGACCTCGCGCAGCTCCTGGGCGAGCGCCATCCCGAATGGCGAGCCGCCCAGCTTGACGATCACCGCGTGGACGTCGGGATCGGTTTCGGCCCGCCGGAGACCGTCGATGATGTCGTCGAGTCTGGGGCGCCGGCGGGACCGGGCCGCGGTCAGCGGATCCCGCGGCGGTTCGATGAGCAACGGTTCGGTCAGGTCGAGCTCGAGCACGAGCGGCTCGGCCGGACGGACGCGATGGACGAGTGCGCGGGGGTCACGCTGCATACGGCCACCCTCTCACCGGACCGCCCACCCCTGCACTCCCGCTCCTCCTTCTGCTCCCGCTCCACCTCTCATGATCGTGATCGGATCCGTACGGCGTTTCGCGGCTTTTTCCGATCACGATCATGTGACGAGGGGTGGGGGGCGTCGCGACGGGGCGCTCCGACCGGCCGCCGGCCAAAACGATCTAGGCTGTTGAGGTGTCAGTGCGCGTCACCTCTCCGGCCGATATCGAACGGCGGCGTGCGCTCATCCGCATGAAGGCGGTCGCCGGCGGACTGCTCGTCTTCGCCGCAGTGGTGTGGCTGCTGTGTGTGACCGTGGGCTCCGGGCATGGCGCCTGGGTCGGCTACGTGCAGGCCACGGCCGAGGCGTCGATGGTCGGTGCGCTGGCCGACTGGTTCGCCGTCACCGCGCTGTTCCGGCGCCCACTCGGGCTGCCGATCCCACACACCGCGATCCTGCCCCGCAAGAAGGACCAGCTCGGCGCGGGCCTCGGCGAATTCGTCCAGTCCAACTTCCTGTCCGCCGACGTGGTCTCCGAGAAGCTGCACTCGATCGGGCCGGCCCGCCGGCTCGGTGAGTGGCTCGCCGATCCCGAGCACGCCCGCCGGATCGGAGATGCCGTCGGCGCCACCGTCGGGGGCGCGGCCGAGGTGCTGCGCGACGACGACGTCCAGGCCGGATTCGAGCAGGTCCTGCTGGCGCGGCTGCGGGCGGCGCCGAAGGCACCCTTCCTCGGCCGGCTCGTCGACATCGCGGCAGAGGGCGGGCACGACCAGCGTCTGCTCATCGCCGGCGTCGAGGGGCTGCGCCGCTTCCTCGAGGACAACCGCGCCGTACTACGCGATCGGCTCGGCCGCGAGTCACCGAACTGGGTGCCGGAGAAGCTGGACGACGTGGTGTTCCACCGGGCGTTCGCGGCGCTGCAGCACTTCCTGGAGGAGATCGAGACCGACCCCGACCATCCGCTGCGCAAGGACGCGACGGTCAAGATCCGCGACCTGGCCGAGCGGCTGCGCACCGACCCGGACATGGAGCAGCGGCTCGACAAGGCGATCGGGCAGGTCCTCGACAGCAACGCCGTACGCGGGCTGGCGGCGTCGCTGTGGTCGACGGCCAAGCGCAACCTCATCGCAATGTCGGCCGATCCCGACTCCGAACTGCGGCACCGGATGGAGGCGACGATCGTCTCGCTGGGCAAGTCGATGCGCGACGATCCGGCGCTGCAGGAAAAGGTGGACCGCTGGATCGACGAGGCGGTGCGCTACGTCGTGCAGACCTACCAGGCCGACATCGCCGACCTCGTCACCGGCACGGTCGCCCGGTGGGACGCCGACGAGGCGAGCCACCGGATCGAGTTGCAGGTCGGGCGCGACCTGCAATTCATCCGGGTCAACGGCACCGTGGTCGGCGGACTCGCCGGGCTGGTCATCTACACGGTCGCGCAGCTGATTCACTGAGCGACGGAGCCGCGCTACCAGCCCGACTCGGTCACCGGTGCGCGGTCGCGCAGCGGTTCCCACCACGACCGGTGGTCGACGTACCACTGCACGGTCTGGTCGATCCCCTGCTCGAAGGCGACCGAGGGCGCCCACCCGAGCGTGCGCAGTCGCGAGCTGTCCAGCAGATAGCGCCGGTCGTGGCCCGGCCGGTCGGGCACCGTACGGCGCAGATCGGCCGGCTTGTCCAGCAGGGCCAGCACCGAGTCGGCGAGCTGGGTGATGGTGCGTTCCTCACCGGAGCCGATGTTGTAGGTCTCGCCGATCGTGCCCCGCTGGAGTACCAGGTCGATGGCCGCGCAGTGATCGGAGACGTGCAGCCACTCGCGGCGGTGGTCGGCGCTGGTGTAGATCGGCAGCGGCTGGTCGTCGAGGGCGTGGGAGATGAAGAGCGGAAGCACCTTCTCGGGGAACTGGTACGGCCCGTAGTTGTTGCTGCAGATGCTGATCGTCACCGGCAGCCCGTAGGTCTCGTGATAGGCCCGCGCGATGTGGTCGGCGGCGGCCTTCGAGGCGTTGTACGGCGTACGCGGGCGGTACGGCGACTCCTCGGTGAAGGCGCCCGGGTCGTCGAGCGCGAGGTCGCCGTAGACCTCGCAGGTGGAGACGTGGTGGAACCGGGCGATCCCGACCCGCCGGGCGGCCTCGAGGAGGGCCTGGGTGCCGAGCACGTTGGTCCGCAGGAACCGGGCCGGGTCGAGCACGGCCAGGCTGTTGTGCGACTCGGCGGCGAAGTTGACGATCGTCTCGATCCGGTGGGTGCGCAGCGCCTCCTCGACCGTCGCGAGGTCGCCGATGTCGGCACGCACGAACGGGACGCGGTCGCGGACCGACGCCAGGTTGGACTCCGACGCGGCGTAGGTCAGGGCGTCCAGCGCGACCACGGAGTCCTCGGGGTGGTCGGCCAGCCAGTGCCGGACGAAGTTGGTGCCGATGAACCCGGCCGCGCCGGTGACCAGGAGCCTCACAGTGCGCCACGCTACCGTTGCCCGCCAATCCGCCCGGACCGCTGCAGCGACCACCGGCGCGGCGTCGTACCGTCGGGGCGTGTTGCGCACGCTCCGTACCCGCCGCTACGTCGTGCTGTTGATCATTCTGATCTTCGTGGCCGGCGGCTGCTTCGCGGCCGGGGTATGGCAGGTGCACCGCTACGGATGGAAGCACTCGGCCAACACCGAGCTCGACCGCGACGCCGCCGACGCCACGACACCGGCCGGCGACCTGCTCGCGCCGGGACGGCCGGTCGGCAAGGACCTGCAATTCCGCACAGTGACCGCCCGCGGGCGCTACGACGTCAGCGGGCAGCTTCTCGTCCGGCAGCGCGAGGTCAACGACGGCCCGGCGTTCCTGGTCGTGACGCCGCTCCGCACGGACGCCGGGCCCACCCTGCTCGTGGTGCGGGGGTGGGTGGCGATGACCGGGGCAGCTGCCCGCACCCCCGCCGTACCCGCGCCACCGACCGGTCAGGTCGCCGTCACCGCCCGGATCTACCCGAGCGAGCCGGCCGGCCGTACCCGGGGCATCCCGGCCGGCCAGATCGAGCGCATCGACACGACGGCGATCGCCCGGCGGCTCGGCGTTGCGACGTACGGCGGCTACGCGGAGCTGATCTCGCAGACCCCCGGGACCGCCAAGCTCGCCGTCCTCCCGGGACCGGATCTGTCCAACCCGGCCGGCGGCGCGAGCGAGCCGCAGCACCTGGCCTATGTATTCCAATGGTTCCTGTTCGGGCTCCTCGCCCTGGCGGCGCCGTTCCTGCTGGCCCGCCTCGAGGTCCGGCGGGGGGAGCAGGCACCGCGGCAGATCGCCGCGCCGATTGCGAACCACACCCCCACGACCTGACCCGCCGCCGCCCGCCGTCGTTCCGCGCTCTCGTTCCGCTTGAACGTGACGTTCAAGCGATCTAGCCACCTGAACGTCACCTTGATGCGGAATGGTGCGCGTGGAAAGACACGGAGTGAGGCCCCCCGGGGCTGCGTGCGGGCGTACGCCGACCTGGGCGACGCGCCGAATGAAGTGGGCCGGTTACTCGTCCTCGTCCTCGTCCTCGCGGTGGACCGCGGCCTCCTCGGCGGACGCGGCGCCACCGTCGATGCCGACGTCCTCGGCGTAGAGGTCCTGATCGCTCTCCCCGGTGTCGGCGACCAGGCGGCCCGCCCGGTCGGGCTCACCTGACCGGAAGTCCTCGGGCTCCTCTTCGGCCAGCCGCTCGTCGAGCGACTCACCCTCGATCTGTTCCTCGGCGGTCGTCCCGGTGTGCTCCGCACCGAACGGGCGGTCCGGCGGGATGTAGCCCGAGTCCAGTGGGTCGTCGTTGGGGTCGCCCTCAAGGGTCTCGGACGAATCGAGCTGGATCGCGTCGCCGAGTTCCGGGTCCTGCGAGTGTCGTGGTTTGTCTGGCATGTCCCCTCCTCGTGCCTCCACCGATGGGAGCGCACACCCCTAGTAGATGCCCGACGTGTCCCGCCCTACGCCCTTCCTGGGCCACCGAGTCCTCGGCTCTTGACGATGGGACAGTCGCGATATATCGTGAACGCTCGTAAGCACAACTCAGACTCAAGGAGTGAGAAACATGAGTTCCAGTTACTCGATGCCCGGCCCCTGGCCGGGCGGATGGCAGCGAGGTCGGGCCCCGTGGCTCGACCAGCTGCAAGATCTGGTGGCGATGGCCCAGCAACACATGGCCTTCGACGCCGAGAGTGGACCCGACGAAGACACCCGCAGTCGCGGGCACGAGCACGGCCGGGGACACGACCACCACCACCAGCACGACCACCACCAGCGCGGTGAACGCCTGCACAGCGATCATGCCCAAGGCGATCGCCCGCACGGCGGACGTGGCCGACCGGGCCGCGGCGGTCGACGCGGCGGTCACGGGCGTGGTGGCTTCGGCCCCGGCGGTGGATTCCCCTTCGGTGGATTCCCGGGCCCGATGTTCGGCCGGGGCGGGCCCCGCGTCGGCCGCGGTGACGTCCGGACGGCACTGCTCGTGCTGCTCGCCGAGGAGCCGATGCACGGCTACCAGATGATCCGTGAGCTCGGTGAGCGCAGCGGTGGCGCCTGGCGACCCAGCCCCGGCTCGGTCTATCCGACGCTGCAGCAGCTCGAGGACGAAGGTCTGGTCCGGGTCGAGACGACCGACGGACGACGGATCTTCCACCTCACCGACGCCGGCCGCGCAGTCGCCGCCGAGCGCAACGCCGACGAGCCCGCACCGTGGGACACCGTGAGCCACGGCGTCGATGACGGCGTACGCGGTCTGTACGACGTCGTGATGCAGGTCGGCGCGGCGTCGATCCAGGTCGCCCGGGCCGGAACGCCCGACCAGGTCGAGCAGGCGCGTGTCGCGCTGGCCGACGTACGGCGCGGCCTCTACCGGATCCTCGCCGAAGGCGAGCCCGAGACGGACGACGGAGAGAGCACGAACGGCTCGGATTCCACGGACGGATGACACCGCCGGTTCACCCGTAGGGCGAGAGATAGGTCATGTTGACTCGTGGTTAGGGTTGCCTAACCTAACTGCGACCTATCCTCTCGCCCTTCGGAGTGATCACCGCCGTGTCCCCCACCGCCCCATCGCTCGCACCGACGCGAACGCCCGTCATCCCCGGCCTGCGCCAACTGCACGCCGCCGCGGCACTGCGTATCGCCTTCGGCCTCATCTGGGCCGTCGACGCATCCTTCAAGTGGCTGCCGGGCTTCGTGCACGGGCAGACCCTCGACCACGAGCTGGGCAGCGCCGCCGACATCCACACGCCCGTGATCCATCAATGGATCCAGCTGTGGCATGCCGCCGCGAGCGCCAATCCCGCCGCGTTCGCCGTCGGCACCGCGATCATCGAAACCGTGATCGCGCTCGGGCTGATCTTCGGAGCGTTCTCCCAGCTCGTCTTCATCGGCAGTGCGGTCTTCTCGCTCGGCATCTGGTCGGCGGCCGAAGGCTTCCACCTGCCGTGGACGAAGAGCGGCATCACCGACCTCGGGCCGTCGGTCGGCTACATCATCGCCTCGCT
The sequence above is a segment of the Mycobacteriales bacterium genome. Coding sequences within it:
- a CDS encoding SURF1 family protein; this translates as MLRTLRTRRYVVLLIILIFVAGGCFAAGVWQVHRYGWKHSANTELDRDAADATTPAGDLLAPGRPVGKDLQFRTVTARGRYDVSGQLLVRQREVNDGPAFLVVTPLRTDAGPTLLVVRGWVAMTGAAARTPAVPAPPTGQVAVTARIYPSEPAGRTRGIPAGQIERIDTTAIARRLGVATYGGYAELISQTPGTAKLAVLPGPDLSNPAGGASEPQHLAYVFQWFLFGLLALAAPFLLARLEVRRGEQAPRQIAAPIANHTPTT
- a CDS encoding S49 family peptidase, whose amino-acid sequence is MQRDPRALVHRVRPAEPLVLELDLTEPLLIEPPRDPLTAARSRRRPRLDDIIDGLRRAETDPDVHAVIVKLGGSPFGMALAQELREVFVRFSRTGKPVVAWAETFGEFGPGSVGYYLASACDEVWIQESGDLCLTGVGTVATFLRDALDRVGIDVELGQRYEYKNAANTFTERSMTPAHREAVTRLVTSIAEQLVDGVAEGRALAPERVRELIDQSPLSAGDAHSAGLVDHVGYRDEVYEAVRRRVGGTMRLRFVGRYRHSATAALSNRVAGRAGAKVALIYGTGGIRVGRSGRSPLGGTSMGSNTVSAAFRSAVADDDVKAIVFRVDSRGGSYVASDTIRREVVLARRAGKPVVVSMGEVAGSGGYFVAMAADTVLAQPTTLTGSIGVFGGKAVLDGLLSRIGIGTDPVADGANALMFSARRRYDESQLALLERWLDRVYDDFTAKVAADRGLSREHVHDVARGRVWTGADAREHRLIDDFGGLSAAVELARRRAGLAPRDDTVDVRVFPHLSPVDRLRPAQSSEDPSAAAVRLEAWGRFSDLAAGIGLPAAGPLVMPTGWPT
- a CDS encoding DUF5709 domain-containing protein, which encodes MPDKPRHSQDPELGDAIQLDSSETLEGDPNDDPLDSGYIPPDRPFGAEHTGTTAEEQIEGESLDERLAEEEPEDFRSGEPDRAGRLVADTGESDQDLYAEDVGIDGGAASAEEAAVHREDEDEDE
- a CDS encoding DUF445 domain-containing protein, with the protein product MSVRVTSPADIERRRALIRMKAVAGGLLVFAAVVWLLCVTVGSGHGAWVGYVQATAEASMVGALADWFAVTALFRRPLGLPIPHTAILPRKKDQLGAGLGEFVQSNFLSADVVSEKLHSIGPARRLGEWLADPEHARRIGDAVGATVGGAAEVLRDDDVQAGFEQVLLARLRAAPKAPFLGRLVDIAAEGGHDQRLLIAGVEGLRRFLEDNRAVLRDRLGRESPNWVPEKLDDVVFHRAFAALQHFLEEIETDPDHPLRKDATVKIRDLAERLRTDPDMEQRLDKAIGQVLDSNAVRGLAASLWSTAKRNLIAMSADPDSELRHRMEATIVSLGKSMRDDPALQEKVDRWIDEAVRYVVQTYQADIADLVTGTVARWDADEASHRIELQVGRDLQFIRVNGTVVGGLAGLVIYTVAQLIH
- the rfbB gene encoding dTDP-glucose 4,6-dehydratase, with protein sequence MRLLVTGAAGFIGTNFVRHWLADHPEDSVVALDALTYAASESNLASVRDRVPFVRADIGDLATVEEALRTHRIETIVNFAAESHNSLAVLDPARFLRTNVLGTQALLEAARRVGIARFHHVSTCEVYGDLALDDPGAFTEESPYRPRTPYNASKAAADHIARAYHETYGLPVTISICSNNYGPYQFPEKVLPLFISHALDDQPLPIYTSADHRREWLHVSDHCAAIDLVLQRGTIGETYNIGSGEERTITQLADSVLALLDKPADLRRTVPDRPGHDRRYLLDSSRLRTLGWAPSVAFEQGIDQTVQWYVDHRSWWEPLRDRAPVTESGW
- a CDS encoding PadR family transcriptional regulator is translated as MSSSYSMPGPWPGGWQRGRAPWLDQLQDLVAMAQQHMAFDAESGPDEDTRSRGHEHGRGHDHHHQHDHHQRGERLHSDHAQGDRPHGGRGRPGRGGRRGGHGRGGFGPGGGFPFGGFPGPMFGRGGPRVGRGDVRTALLVLLAEEPMHGYQMIRELGERSGGAWRPSPGSVYPTLQQLEDEGLVRVETTDGRRIFHLTDAGRAVAAERNADEPAPWDTVSHGVDDGVRGLYDVVMQVGAASIQVARAGTPDQVEQARVALADVRRGLYRILAEGEPETDDGESTNGSDSTDG